From a region of the Malania oleifera isolate guangnan ecotype guangnan chromosome 12, ASM2987363v1, whole genome shotgun sequence genome:
- the LOC131144959 gene encoding protein DMP6 — protein sequence MEINVEAEKPQHLDEQKMPLLENKATPETGEKSLIQKAISQTFLSTAHLANLLPTGSVLAFQLLAPIFTNEGECDSASQSMTAGLVALCGMSCFLLCFTDSFRDKNGNVCYGFATFRGLWVIDGSTTLPPELAAKYQLRFIDFMHALMSILVFAAVALFNQNVVSCFYPTPSDETRELLTSLPVGIGIICSMLFVVFPTQRHGIGFPLSPN from the coding sequence ATGGAGATTAACGTGGAAGCTGAGAAGCCTCAACATCTTGATGAACAAAAAATGCCCCTGCTGGAAAACAAAGCCACACCTGAAACGGGGGAGAAGTCATTAATACAAAAGGCCATTAGCCAGACATTTCTGAGCACAGCCCATTTAGCCAATCTTTTACCAACCGGTTCAGTTCTCGCTTTTCAACTTCTTGCACCCATTTTCACAAATGAAGGGGAGTGTGACTCAGCCAGCCAGTCCATGACAGCTGGGCTTGTTGCCCTCTGTGGCATGTCATGTTTTCTACTATGCTTCACAGATAGCTTCAGAGACAAGAATGGAAATGTGTGCTACGGGTTTGCCACATTTCGAGGTTTGTGGGTCATTGATGGATCAACCACCCTTCCTCCAGAACTTGCAGCAAAATACCAGCTACGATTTATAGATTTTATGCATGCTTTGATGTCGATACTAGTTTTTGCAGCAGTAGCACTCTTTAACCAGAATGTGGTGAGCTGCTTCTATCCAACACCATCTGATGAGACTAGGGAGCTGCTCACATCATTGCCAGTTGGGATTGGTATCATTTGCAGTATGTTGTTTGTTGTGTTCCCCACCCAGCGTCATGGAATTGGCTTTCCCCTATCTCCAAATTAA